ACGTGCAACGACTTGTCGCCGAACTCTACGAGGACGACGCCGCGTCGCGACTCGTGTTCGACTGTCGCACTGACGGTATTGCCGGCGGCGATCAGCTTCCGGAATGTCATTCCACGCAGTGATCCCACAGCGACGTCGTCTCCTGCGCCCGTTCGTACTGCCCCGCCGTGTCCTTGCGAGATCGATTCCAGCGCTTCGGTTGCCGCGCGCTTACCTTTGCTCCCGACGCCACGCAGGCCGCCCATGAAGCCAACTACGCCACCGATGCCTTGGTTCCCGATCAGCTGAGGTGTCAGCTTCGCCGACGCAGCCAAGCCTTTGGTTCCCGCACGCAGCAACTGTCCGATCATCGATGCCAATTCCCAGTGCGCAGCGAGGCGTGCGATCTTCAGCTCGCCTTCCTCGTCGACGAGGTCGTACCGAATATGCATCGGGACGTTCAATGTCGCTCCGGTGGACATGATGGTCTCGAGGGATAGATCGCGGACGACGGACATTCCGTCCACCGCGTCGTTCTCGACGTGGAAGTTGATCGTGTTGGGAGCGATGAAGGTGTCGTAGAACTTTTCGAT
This region of Rhodococcus sp. PAMC28707 genomic DNA includes:
- a CDS encoding nuclear transport factor 2 family protein; the protein is MHTSEDLLATIDASPAAVAVHDREAWVNLYARGGVVNDPVGTRPHQGRQAIEKFYDTFIAPNTINFHVENDAVDGMSVVRDLSLETIMSTGATLNVPMHIRYDLVDEEGELKIARLAAHWELASMIGQLLRAGTKGLAASAKLTPQLIGNQGIGGVVGFMGGLRGVGSKGKRAATEALESISQGHGGAVRTGAGDDVAVGSLRGMTFRKLIAAGNTVSATVEHESRRGVVLVEFGDKSLHVASITAFGLRPKS